One window from the genome of Chloroflexota bacterium encodes:
- a CDS encoding GNAT family N-acetyltransferase, producing MRIDGPLANQACRVMPVLRALPDWFGIEKALLNYECTIDDLPTFVAHGSDGVGGFLSVTRHFARSAEIYVMGVAPERRRQGIGRRLLESAEAWLRDEGVTMLHVKTLGPSRPSAAYRQTRAFYEAMGFVPIEEFSTLWNEENPAPLFVKQL from the coding sequence ATGCGGATTGACGGCCCGCTGGCGAATCAGGCCTGTAGGGTCATGCCTGTACTCCGTGCGCTCCCAGACTGGTTCGGCATCGAGAAGGCGCTGCTCAACTACGAGTGCACGATTGATGACCTGCCGACGTTCGTCGCGCACGGTAGCGACGGTGTTGGGGGTTTTCTGTCCGTCACGCGGCACTTCGCGCGCTCAGCGGAGATCTACGTGATGGGCGTGGCGCCCGAGCGTCGTCGTCAAGGGATCGGGCGGCGTCTACTTGAATCCGCTGAAGCGTGGTTGCGCGACGAGGGCGTCACTATGCTTCACGTCAAGACGCTTGGCCCTTCGCGCCCGAGCGCGGCGTACCGTCAGACACGCGCGTTCTACGAGGCTATGGGATTTGTGCCGATCGAGGAGTTCTCGACCCTGTGGAACGAGGAGAATCCCGCCCCGCTCTTCGTGAAGCAGCTCTAA
- a CDS encoding type II toxin-antitoxin system VapC family toxin has product MIVVDTNIMVYLLIGGPSGPDATQLLERDPLWAAPGILLSELRNALASFVRRDALSPEHAEVMCADAVEVLGDRVFTVPSTDVLDTALACGLSAYDAEFVVLARQLDVPLVTADREILRSATDVAVSLVDLS; this is encoded by the coding sequence GTGATCGTGGTCGACACGAACATCATGGTCTACCTGCTCATCGGCGGCCCGAGCGGGCCTGACGCAACGCAGCTCCTGGAGCGGGATCCCCTGTGGGCGGCACCCGGAATCCTGCTCAGCGAGCTGCGCAACGCGCTGGCGAGCTTCGTACGACGGGACGCGCTGTCGCCGGAGCATGCTGAGGTAATGTGCGCGGACGCGGTGGAGGTGCTGGGGGATCGTGTGTTCACGGTTCCGAGCACTGACGTCTTGGACACCGCGCTGGCCTGTGGACTGAGCGCCTATGACGCCGAGTTCGTGGTCTTGGCACGCCAACTAGATGTGCCTCTGGTGACCGCTGACCGAGAGATCCTGCGTTCCGCGACGGACGTTGCGGTCTCGCTGGTCGACCTGTCGTAG
- a CDS encoding Cof-type HAD-IIB family hydrolase yields the protein MSQSASPAIRLLALDLDGTIVSGEQGVTPRVRTAIRRAQAQGVAVTIATGRMFRSARRFARDLHVTAPIICYQGALVRNPIGGETLHSSVLPVAPGLDVVAYAKTRCWHINAYVDDELYMEAATPEGRFYAETSDVPIQLIPDLASAVHRGTTKLVVVADEADVPAIVSDLDARFRSVLDITRSHPRFAEAIGQDVSKGQALHLLARSLDIAPEATMAIGDNLNDLDLVTAAGVGVAMGDGDPRVRAAADWVTGTYEDDGAALAIERFVLGEEADH from the coding sequence GTGAGCCAATCCGCGTCCCCCGCGATCCGGCTGCTGGCCCTGGACCTTGACGGCACCATCGTCAGCGGCGAGCAGGGCGTCACGCCGCGGGTGCGAACGGCCATTCGCCGCGCCCAGGCTCAGGGCGTGGCCGTGACCATCGCGACCGGACGCATGTTTCGCTCGGCGCGGCGATTCGCCCGCGACTTGCACGTCACCGCGCCGATCATCTGCTACCAGGGCGCGCTGGTGCGCAATCCGATTGGTGGCGAGACCCTGCACTCGAGCGTGCTGCCGGTCGCACCCGGGCTCGACGTCGTGGCGTACGCCAAGACGCGCTGCTGGCACATCAACGCCTACGTCGATGACGAGCTCTACATGGAGGCGGCCACGCCCGAGGGGCGCTTCTACGCCGAGACTTCCGACGTGCCGATTCAGCTAATTCCTGATCTCGCGTCTGCCGTGCATCGCGGCACCACCAAGCTCGTCGTCGTGGCCGACGAGGCCGACGTGCCGGCGATCGTGAGCGACCTCGATGCGCGGTTCCGATCCGTGCTGGACATTACCCGCTCCCATCCGCGTTTCGCGGAAGCGATCGGACAGGACGTGAGCAAAGGCCAGGCGCTGCACTTGCTGGCGCGGTCGCTGGACATTGCGCCCGAGGCGACCATGGCGATTGGCGACAACCTCAACGACCTCGATCTCGTCACGGCGGCCGGCGTCGGCGTGGCCATGGGCGACGGCGACCCGCGCGTACGCGCCGCCGCCGATTGGGTCACCGGGACCTACGAGGACGACGGCGCGGCGCTGGCCATCGAACGGTTCGTGCTGGGCGAAGAGGCCGACCACTGA
- a CDS encoding DEAD/DEAH box helicase produces MGISAPTPIQDETIPQFLAGHDLIGQARTGSGKTLAFAVPLAERCDPSVRRVQALVLVPTRELAIQVAGVVESLAAPQGLRVTLLYGGRSFRPESTALKRGAQIIIGTPGRTLDHLRQGTLDLRGVRVMVLDEADEMLDMGFARDVEAILSRTPASRQTVLFSATMPGWVAKTAAKHLRHPVTVQVDANVHAPPTVEHLIYSIKRHDKLGALRALLDDRKDAPVIIFGRTKHGVKKLAKQLAALGYPVGALQGNLSQRARERMMADFRSGTTPVLVATNVAARGLDIQGIEQVINYDLPDSEKLFTHRVGRTGRMGRSGEAVTFVTPDEEKKWREIVRGLGRRFIRKPWKGGQASTQGPDQPPRHPQRTSRRRGVPRRRPAFSSPSASAVSS; encoded by the coding sequence ATGGGCATCTCGGCGCCCACGCCCATTCAGGACGAAACGATCCCCCAGTTCCTGGCGGGGCATGACTTGATTGGACAGGCGCGCACCGGATCCGGGAAGACCCTGGCCTTCGCGGTGCCCCTTGCCGAACGCTGCGACCCATCGGTCCGCCGGGTACAGGCCCTCGTGCTCGTGCCCACGCGCGAGCTGGCCATCCAGGTGGCCGGCGTCGTTGAATCGTTGGCCGCGCCCCAGGGGCTGCGCGTCACGTTGCTCTACGGCGGCCGGTCGTTCCGGCCGGAATCCACGGCATTGAAACGCGGCGCCCAGATCATCATTGGCACGCCGGGCCGCACGCTCGACCACCTCCGGCAGGGCACGCTCGATCTGCGCGGCGTGCGCGTCATGGTCTTGGACGAGGCGGACGAAATGTTGGATATGGGGTTCGCTCGTGACGTCGAGGCCATCCTCAGCCGGACGCCTGCCAGCCGCCAGACCGTGCTCTTTTCGGCGACGATGCCAGGGTGGGTGGCGAAGACGGCCGCCAAGCACCTGCGCCACCCGGTGACGGTGCAGGTGGACGCGAACGTGCACGCGCCGCCCACCGTCGAGCACCTGATCTACTCCATAAAACGACACGACAAGCTCGGCGCGCTCCGGGCCCTGCTCGATGATCGAAAGGATGCGCCGGTCATCATCTTTGGACGGACCAAGCACGGTGTGAAGAAGCTGGCCAAACAGCTCGCGGCGTTGGGCTATCCGGTCGGTGCGCTGCAAGGCAATCTCAGCCAGCGCGCACGCGAGCGCATGATGGCGGACTTCCGGTCTGGGACCACGCCGGTGCTTGTGGCTACAAACGTCGCTGCCCGAGGGTTGGACATCCAAGGTATCGAGCAGGTCATCAACTATGACCTGCCGGACTCCGAGAAACTCTTCACCCACAGGGTCGGACGAACCGGTCGGATGGGCCGCTCCGGCGAGGCCGTGACGTTCGTCACGCCAGATGAGGAAAAGAAGTGGCGGGAGATTGTGCGCGGACTCGGCCGCCGCTTTATCCGTAAGCCGTGGAAGGGGGGCCAAGCAAGCACGCAAGGCCCGGATCAGCCGCCGCGGCACCCACAGCGGACGTCCCGCCGCCGGGGAGTGCCACGGCGCCGTCCGGCCTTTTCCTCCCCCAGCGCTTCAGCCGTTTCCAGCTAG
- a CDS encoding Arc family DNA-binding protein — protein MRQIALRGIPDDLHRELKAAAARNHRSLNGEILARLTASVRPGTADVTALLARIRQRRETLGPIDLSEATLRELRNAGRL, from the coding sequence ATGCGGCAGATTGCGCTGCGAGGAATTCCTGACGACCTGCACCGCGAACTGAAGGCGGCGGCAGCGCGCAACCATCGCAGCCTCAACGGCGAGATCCTGGCTCGCCTCACGGCTTCCGTACGCCCCGGCACCGCGGACGTCACGGCACTGCTGGCGCGGATTCGACAGCGGCGCGAGACTCTGGGCCCGATCGACCTCAGCGAGGCGACACTGCGGGAGTTGCGAAACGCCGGTCGCCTGTGA
- a CDS encoding transglycosylase SLT domain-containing protein has translation MAYLPPLDGVIRVTSVFGLDRGSYRHGGLDVALHRESVYRRPVKAPAAGTIAAVWTTDRPSTRAPLVRDGFPYGNAVALRDDAGVLWRLLHFDEPPTVRVGERVAAGQSLGLCDSSGNSTGNHVHLDASLAGVIDPATFRVHGARVDPLRLYAVEYARDVGYAPEVFRRQITVESNWNPLAVSRAGAEGLAQIIPRWHPAMRGRTFDPFAALDYAARLMAAHLDHRGGDYREALADYNTGRNSDGAFRAQGYRYADAILKGLDMARTTEIEALRRDRDANHSRKLAALGHLGEVIQAVRRAGEAAFRPEDWRRVMAAERFYHDPMAPE, from the coding sequence ATGGCCTATCTGCCGCCGCTCGACGGCGTCATTCGCGTGACCTCGGTGTTCGGTCTGGACCGTGGAAGCTATCGCCACGGCGGACTCGATGTGGCGTTGCATCGGGAGTCGGTGTACCGCCGCCCGGTGAAAGCGCCGGCGGCGGGAACGATTGCGGCGGTTTGGACAACAGACCGGCCGAGCACGCGGGCGCCGTTGGTGCGGGACGGGTTTCCCTATGGCAACGCCGTGGCGCTGCGCGACGACGCGGGCGTGCTGTGGCGCTTGCTGCATTTCGACGAGCCGCCGACGGTTCGCGTGGGCGAGCGCGTGGCGGCCGGCCAATCGCTCGGGCTGTGCGACTCCAGCGGAAACAGCACAGGGAACCACGTGCACCTGGATGCCTCACTGGCGGGCGTGATCGATCCGGCGACGTTTCGCGTGCACGGGGCGCGGGTCGACCCGTTGCGCCTCTACGCGGTGGAGTACGCGCGTGACGTTGGGTACGCCCCCGAGGTATTTCGCCGGCAGATCACGGTAGAAAGCAACTGGAACCCGCTGGCGGTGAGCCGGGCGGGGGCCGAGGGCCTGGCGCAGATTATCCCGCGCTGGCACCCGGCGATGCGCGGGCGCACCTTCGACCCGTTCGCGGCGCTGGACTATGCGGCGCGGCTGATGGCGGCGCACCTCGACCACCGGGGCGGCGACTACCGCGAGGCGCTGGCGGACTACAACACCGGCCGCAACTCGGACGGCGCCTTCCGTGCGCAGGGCTACCGATACGCCGACGCGATTCTGAAGGGCTTGGACATGGCACGTACGACGGAGATCGAGGCGCTGCGGCGGGACCGCGACGCCAACCACAGCCGCAAGCTGGCGGCGCTGGGACACCTCGGCGAGGTGATCCAGGCAGTGCGAAGGGCCGGCGAAGCCGCGTTTCGCCCGGAGGACTGGCGGCGGGTCATGGCCGCCGAACGGTTCTACCACGACCCGATGGCGCCTGAGTGA
- a CDS encoding Gfo/Idh/MocA family oxidoreductase translates to MRASPGRLVWNGLADMRVGVTGVGRIGRPHAERLAANPDVSAVVLHDINATLASAVAADLDMQAVADLDALLSSVDALVIAAITTAHADLLSAAVEARVPVMCEKPISHDLERARKIVCRVHALNVPVLMGFQRRFDAGYQAARDLVASGGLGTLYTFRTVGHDPEPASESYIAGSGGLFRDFGVHDFDALRFVTNQEIARVYADATVRAFAVYERYDDADTAVATLTLADGALGLASYTRHDPLGYDVRMELFGSRDSVVVGWDDQAPLRTLEPNGPPLHPTPHATFHDRFADAYAAEISTFLDVARGRLSSPSTVDDALEALRVAVACNLSLRERRPVDLSEIP, encoded by the coding sequence CTGCGCGCCTCGCCTGGTCGCCTCGTTTGGAACGGACTCGCTGATATGCGCGTGGGCGTAACCGGGGTCGGCCGCATTGGTCGACCGCACGCCGAACGGCTGGCAGCCAACCCCGACGTTTCTGCCGTTGTGCTGCACGACATCAATGCGACGCTCGCTTCCGCAGTGGCCGCCGATCTGGATATGCAGGCTGTCGCGGATCTTGACGCGCTCCTGTCGTCCGTCGATGCGCTGGTGATCGCCGCCATCACCACCGCCCATGCGGACTTGCTCAGCGCGGCCGTCGAGGCCCGTGTGCCGGTCATGTGCGAAAAGCCGATCTCGCACGACCTCGAGCGAGCCCGCAAAATTGTGTGCCGTGTGCATGCCCTCAACGTTCCCGTCCTCATGGGCTTCCAGCGCCGCTTCGACGCCGGCTACCAGGCCGCGCGCGATCTGGTCGCATCCGGTGGACTTGGAACGCTTTACACCTTCCGCACCGTTGGCCACGATCCCGAACCCGCCAGCGAGTCCTACATCGCTGGCTCCGGCGGCCTGTTTCGCGACTTTGGCGTCCATGATTTTGACGCCCTTCGCTTTGTCACCAACCAGGAAATCGCGCGCGTCTACGCCGACGCCACCGTGCGCGCCTTCGCGGTTTACGAGCGCTACGACGACGCTGACACGGCCGTAGCCACGCTCACCCTCGCGGACGGTGCGCTCGGGTTGGCCAGCTACACCCGGCACGACCCCTTGGGCTATGACGTCCGCATGGAACTGTTTGGCTCGCGCGACAGCGTGGTGGTGGGCTGGGACGACCAAGCGCCCCTACGCACCCTCGAACCCAACGGCCCGCCGCTTCACCCCACGCCCCATGCAACGTTCCACGACCGCTTTGCTGACGCGTACGCCGCCGAAATTTCGACATTTCTCGACGTCGCCCGCGGCCGCCTGTCATCTCCCAGCACTGTTGACGACGCACTCGAGGCTCTGCGCGTCGCCGTCGCCTGCAACCTGTCCCTGCGCGAACGCCGCCCCGTCGACCTCTCCGAAATCCCCTAG
- a CDS encoding YvcK family protein, which yields MRSRRWLTLGIGVKRYILLIFAGTVILALALAMFLAYVYRTIDVPGPAGSVVYYMTLQFIEHPFRSLVVGGLGLAGVVAGGFLLGRTVLSVVVSPDDNIAETLYQSRRLQRGPRIVAIGGGTGLGILLRGLKEHTNNITAVVTVADDGGSSGRLREEFGLAPPGDVRQCLAALADSESLMNEVMNYRFSRGGGLQGHSLGNLLIAATTELKDGNFEDGVRALSDVLRVRGRILPSTHSDIRLVGELADGRIVRGESKLRSSGQPISRVFIEPRHVAANSAAIQEILAADMVVLGPGSVFTSVIPNLLVGRLTTAIRASRAVKVYVCNVATELGETDDFGPAEHVHCCTRHVGPDLFQYMLGNSNTQVELPEGSGTRLVTCDPATQVELLDAGVQAVLADVVDPAAPHHHEPHALAAALMDLYEQASQNKATLVALAETR from the coding sequence ATGCGCTCACGACGGTGGTTAACCCTCGGCATCGGCGTCAAGCGCTACATCCTCCTCATCTTCGCGGGCACGGTCATCCTGGCGCTGGCGCTGGCCATGTTCCTGGCCTACGTCTACCGCACCATCGACGTGCCGGGGCCGGCCGGCTCAGTGGTCTACTACATGACCCTGCAGTTCATCGAGCATCCCTTCCGCTCGCTGGTGGTTGGCGGGTTGGGGCTGGCGGGGGTCGTCGCCGGCGGGTTCCTGCTGGGGCGCACGGTGCTGTCGGTGGTCGTGAGCCCCGACGACAACATTGCCGAAACGCTCTACCAAAGCCGCCGGCTGCAACGCGGTCCGCGAATCGTGGCCATCGGCGGCGGCACGGGGCTGGGCATCCTGCTGCGGGGGCTCAAGGAGCACACCAACAACATCACCGCCGTGGTGACCGTGGCCGACGACGGCGGGAGTTCGGGACGGCTGCGGGAGGAGTTTGGCCTGGCGCCGCCGGGCGACGTGCGCCAGTGCCTGGCCGCGCTGGCCGATTCCGAGTCGCTGATGAACGAGGTGATGAACTATCGCTTCAGCCGCGGCGGCGGACTTCAGGGGCACAGCCTGGGCAACCTGCTCATCGCCGCGACCACCGAACTCAAGGATGGGAACTTCGAGGACGGCGTGCGCGCGCTCAGCGACGTGCTGCGCGTGCGCGGGCGCATCCTGCCATCCACGCACTCCGACATCCGGCTGGTGGGGGAGCTGGCCGACGGGCGAATCGTGCGCGGCGAGTCGAAGCTGCGGTCATCCGGCCAACCTATTTCCCGCGTCTTCATCGAGCCGCGACACGTGGCGGCCAATTCGGCGGCCATTCAGGAAATCCTGGCGGCGGACATGGTGGTGCTGGGTCCGGGAAGCGTCTTCACCAGCGTGATTCCCAACCTGCTGGTGGGTCGGCTGACCACCGCGATCCGCGCCTCGCGCGCCGTCAAGGTCTATGTGTGCAACGTCGCCACCGAGCTTGGGGAAACCGACGACTTTGGTCCCGCGGAGCACGTCCACTGCTGCACGCGGCACGTCGGGCCCGATCTCTTCCAATACATGCTGGGCAACAGCAACACGCAGGTTGAGCTGCCCGAAGGCAGCGGCACCCGGCTGGTCACCTGCGATCCGGCCACGCAGGTCGAGCTGCTGGACGCGGGCGTGCAGGCGGTGCTGGCCGACGTGGTGGACCCGGCGGCGCCGCATCACCACGAGCCGCACGCGCTGGCGGCGGCGCTGATGGACCTCTACGAGCAGGCCTCGCAGAACAAGGCCACGCTGGTCGCGCTGGCGGAGACGCGCTAG
- a CDS encoding phage major capsid protein, with product MAITTGASIGDVVDTVIAEARRTQMHRTVMEPLVRTYRVSRGSGDTLEIPKFGTVTAGALTEGVDMTNPQTLATTKVTITPAEVGAQIVITDRALRTAREDMARAAGRVLGDAVAKKLDADLLGLLDGFGASLGAAGESITMGHLRAAVSRLHAAAEPAPMPYYAVLHPYQAHDLAADLAPVGTYPVPSGISQSVLENHWVGRAFGVDLFQAGNLSVDAEDDAKGGVFSREALVLVIFKDWAVERERDASLRAWELNVVADYGYAEYQDAWGVEMYFDAAAPSS from the coding sequence ATGGCGATTACGACGGGCGCCTCGATTGGGGACGTCGTCGACACGGTGATCGCCGAAGCGCGCCGGACTCAGATGCATCGCACGGTTATGGAGCCGCTGGTGCGCACCTACCGCGTGAGCCGCGGTTCCGGCGACACGCTGGAGATTCCCAAGTTCGGCACGGTCACGGCCGGCGCCCTCACCGAGGGCGTGGACATGACCAACCCGCAGACGCTGGCGACCACCAAGGTCACGATCACGCCGGCCGAGGTCGGCGCGCAGATCGTGATCACGGACCGGGCGCTGCGCACGGCGCGCGAGGACATGGCGCGCGCCGCCGGCCGCGTGCTCGGCGACGCGGTGGCGAAGAAGCTGGACGCGGACCTGCTGGGGCTGCTGGACGGCTTCGGCGCCTCGCTGGGCGCCGCCGGCGAGTCCATCACCATGGGGCACTTGCGCGCGGCGGTGTCGCGGCTGCACGCGGCCGCCGAGCCGGCGCCCATGCCGTATTACGCGGTGCTGCATCCCTACCAGGCGCATGACCTGGCGGCGGACCTTGCGCCCGTTGGCACCTATCCGGTGCCCAGCGGCATTTCGCAGTCGGTGCTCGAAAACCACTGGGTCGGGCGGGCCTTCGGCGTCGATCTGTTCCAGGCCGGCAACTTGTCCGTGGATGCCGAGGACGACGCGAAGGGCGGGGTGTTCTCCCGCGAGGCGCTGGTCCTGGTGATCTTCAAGGACTGGGCCGTGGAGCGCGAGCGCGACGCCTCGCTGCGCGCCTGGGAACTCAACGTCGTGGCCGACTACGGCTATGCCGAGTACCAGGACGCCTGGGGCGTGGAGATGTACTTCGACGCCGCGGCGCCTAGCAGCTAG
- a CDS encoding L-threonylcarbamoyladenylate synthase: protein MGHRDLRGRRRGAGHRTVRAGRRGRPLSRSTPPTEAAIDRCAQVIAGGGVAVVPTDTLYGLAAGIINPEAVARVAAIKGRAMGTGMPVLLASSEQVASVGASAPYLEELGAAFWPGGLTLVIPARPEIDPRITDARRTVAVRVPGMETTREVCRRAGAPITGTSANRHGDPPPTTAAEARAALGESVDALLDGGPVGGAASTIVDLTGDRPRILRDGAVSWDDLRRIAPTIIDVESPLP, encoded by the coding sequence TTGGGTCACCGGGACCTACGAGGACGACGGCGCGGCGCTGGCCATCGAACGGTTCGTGCTGGGCGAAGAGGCCGACCACTGAGTCGCTCCACGCCTCCCACCGAGGCGGCCATTGACCGCTGTGCCCAAGTCATCGCCGGCGGCGGGGTGGCGGTGGTTCCCACCGACACGCTCTACGGCCTGGCGGCCGGCATCATCAATCCTGAAGCCGTGGCGCGCGTGGCCGCCATCAAGGGTCGCGCGATGGGAACCGGCATGCCGGTGCTGCTGGCCTCGTCGGAGCAGGTCGCGAGCGTCGGCGCCTCCGCGCCCTATCTCGAAGAGCTTGGCGCGGCATTCTGGCCGGGCGGTCTGACCCTCGTGATCCCGGCCCGACCCGAAATCGACCCCCGCATCACCGACGCGCGCCGCACGGTGGCCGTGCGTGTGCCGGGCATGGAAACCACGCGCGAGGTGTGCCGCCGCGCGGGCGCTCCGATCACCGGCACCAGCGCCAACCGCCACGGGGATCCACCGCCCACGACCGCCGCCGAGGCCCGCGCCGCGCTTGGCGAGTCCGTCGACGCCCTGCTGGACGGCGGACCGGTCGGCGGCGCCGCCTCCACCATCGTCGACCTCACCGGCGACCGCCCGCGCATCCTCCGCGACGGCGCGGTTTCGTGGGACGATCTGCGCCGCATCGCGCCCACGATCATCGACGTCGAATCCCCTCTCCCATGA